The following are encoded together in the Gasterosteus aculeatus chromosome 7, fGasAcu3.hap1.1, whole genome shotgun sequence genome:
- the dthd1 gene encoding death domain-containing protein 1 isoform X1 — MDGARSPRGGTRESGLLGALTETLRRLQAVRGRRGHHHDGAAGGRGRVGGRGQVGGNEGTLSPAEGEEDVEERECQRRVLGALRELSVLHADRVAAWRGVLREGAHRSSAGGRDQQRPPTTAEGAVAPRSRSFGDTFLSVEKNVDNIVDTMNATVARLDEEILRSRAAEASTVDAAAAALHQAGAPNVPEQPEDDGGSSDSERGRGRGGADAAPREVAVSGRSACGDAEEPARDGPVKGQGEGKEDCVSLQGETDLPEEEREKDTNRENKEWIKVGLTGKREGTHCDVPDACFIRAPEGVAEALRCEVADALSCLMVTGSEELVSRVIRVKVHDGANIRFPVTIVVPFCARYRGNYRDVAVKVVDGERRTSYVAPVTTEGTYGGQRGSFAEAKVYSLGLFAVVSCLKKENFTVPTRGLSLKLTADPRVCLSYLPGSFSAPVMAQTVIQPLDAGFLAAAKCRGDAYHPVVSTSPLLHLAHPSSQHLRRPLTVTLPCAPNPEKKRPAGVQEEEEEEREHHGRRVPGASVKEMSNEVLSVLGSRDQQWRVLDEVVVRNQQNGLVSFELTENFDRLLAVRLLSPLRPCRLASLAEELEESARCHAVTVVLQRRRDEPRAVLAAALPSRELGWELSRLRARGYGGLSEASSEISMCEGDQLLLRFGGNIASEAGIQGDRRGVPLERIPFHYQQRSHLLVRLTEVDPFGNHSSPHYKGTAVFYKVTRGQLEWRGDGPVLMDPKLLGDPVCKLSLTLPKRERTVHRPIAVRVKPCEETGGSRTSPCSARDDSYEADIRCTPSSIFPPRLPVGLSAPLAVRGAFGGGGGAAGALPAPPAERRSAGEAAFRGQPAGPGLPSPDHVEEGAARRRPPPQGLSARSLPSQERPAGPGQRAAAAAGRSHRAAVSDIRAHWVFKCACGCSS; from the exons ATGGACGGAGCCCGGTCTCCTCGCGGCGGGACGAGGGAAAGCGGCCTCCTCGGCGCTTTGACCGAAACTCTTCGGCGGCTTCAAGCTGTCAGGGGCCGCAGGGGTCATCATCACGACGGggcggcgggagggaggggacgcGTGGGAGGACGGGGGCAGGTGGGCGGCAACGAAGGGACGCTCAGTCCCGCGGAAGGCGAGGAGGACGTTGAGGAAAGAGAGTGCCAGCGGAGGGTTCTGGGAGCGTTGAGGGAGCTGAGTGTTTTGCACGCAGACCGAGTGGCGGCGTGGAGAGGAGTCCTCAGAGAAGGTGCCCACAGGTCCTCAGCGGGGGGGCGTGATCAGCAACGTCCGCCCACAACAG CCGAGGGCGCCGTGGCACCTCGTTCACGCTCCTTCGGTGACACTTTCCTCAGCGTCGAGAAGAACGTAGACAACATTGTGGACACGATGAACGCAACCGTAGCCCGGCTGGACGAAGAAATCCTCAGGTCACGTGCAGCGGAGGCCTCGACTGtggacgcggcggcggcggcgctccaCCAGGCCGGCGCTCCGAACGTACCGGAGCAGCCCGAAGACGACGGCGGATCGTCGGACTCTGAGCGCGGACGCGGACGCGGGGGCGCGGATGCGGCGCCGCGAGAGGTCGCTGTCAGCGGGAGGTCGGCCTGCGGCGACGCGGAGGAGCCGGCGAGAGATGGACCGGTCAAAGGTcaaggggaaggaaaggaggactGTGTTTCTCTCCAGGGGGAGACAGATTtaccggaggaggagagggaaaaggACACAAATAGGGAAAACAAGGAATGGATCAAAGTCGG GCTCACCGGTAAACGGGAGGGGACCCACTGCGACGTACCCGACGCGTGCTTCATCCGAGCACCCGAGGGCGTCGCCGAGGCCCTGAGGTGCGAGGTGGCCGACGCGCTGAGCTGCCTGATGGTGACCGGCTCGGAGGAGTTGGTCAGCCGGGTGATCCGGGTCAAAGTTCACGACGGCGCAAACATCCGCTTCCCCGTGACGATCGTGGTGCCCTTCTGCGCGCGTTACCGCGGCAACTACAGGGACGTAGCGGTGAAGGTGGTTGATGGGGAGAGGAGGACCAGCTACGTCGCTCCTGTGACCACAGAGGGGACGTATGGAGGCCAGAGG GGCTCGTTTGCCGAGGCGAAGGTGTACTCCCTGGGCCTTTTCGCCGTGGTTTCctgtttgaaaaaggaaaacttCACGGTTCCCACGAGGGGTCTGTCGCTCAAGCTGACCGCGGACCCCCGGGTCTGCCTCAGCTACCTCCCGGGATCCTTCAGCGCCCCGGTGATGGCCCAGACCGTG ATCCAGCCGCTCGATGCCGGCTTCCTGGCGGCCGCCAAGTGCCGCGGCGACGCCTACCACCCGGTGGTGTCCACCAGTccgctgctccacctcgcccACCCGTCCTCCCAGCACCTCAGAAGACCCCTCACGGTCACCCTGCCCTGCGCCCCGAACCCGGAAAAGAAGAGGCCCGCGggagtgcaggaggaggaggaggaggagcgggagcaCCACGGGAGGAG AGTCCCGGGGGCCTCTGTGAAAGAGATGTCCAACGAGGTGCTGAGTGTTCTGGGCTCGAGGGACCAGCAGTGGAGGGTCCTGGACGAAGTGGTGGTCCGGAACCAGCAAAACGGACTAGTGTCCTTCGAGCTGACGGAGAACTTTGACAG GCTGCTGGCGGTGCGCCTCCTCTCCCCGCTGCGGCCCTGCCGCCTCGCCTCCCtggcggaggagctggaggagtcgGCCCGCTGCCACGCCGTCACCGTcgtgctccagcggcggcgggACGAGCCCCGCGCCGTCCTGGCGGCCGCGCTGCCCAGCAGGGAGCTCGGCTGGGAGCTGTCCAGGCTGCGGGCCCGGGGCTACGGAGGCCTATCGGAGGCCTCGTCCGAGATCTCCATGTGCGAGGGGGACCAGCTTCTCCTCCGTTTCGGCGGCAACATCGCCTCCGAGG CCGGTATCCAAGGCGACCGGCGTGGCGTCCCGCTGGAGCGGATCCCCTTCCACTATCAGCAGAGGAGTCACCTGTTGGTGCGTCTGACCGAAGTGGACCCCTTCGGCAACCACAGCTCGCCCCATTACAAGGGCACGGCCGTGTTTTACAAGGTCACCAGAGGTCAGCTGGAGTGGCGAGGAGACGGGCCGGTCCTGATGGACCCGAAGCTTCTGGGGGACCCCGTGTGTAAGCTGTCTCTGACCTTGCCGAAG AGAGAGAGGACCGTCCATCGGCCCATCGCAGTTAGGGTGAAGCCATGCGAGGAGACAGGTGGGTCGCGTACGTCACCTTGCAGCGCACGTGACGATTCGTACGAGGCTGATATCCGGTGCACCccttcctccatcttccctcccAGACTCCCTGTCGgactctctgctcctctggctGTCCGGGGAGCtttcggaggaggaggtggcgctGCTGGTGCACTCCCTGCGCCTCCGGCGGAGCGCCGCTCAGCTGGCGAAGCTGCGTTCCGGGGACAGCCTGCCGGCCCAGGCCTTCCAAGTCCTGACCACGTGGAGGAGGGGGCTGCCCGCCGCCGGCCACCACCCCAGGGCCTCTCAGCTCGCTCGCTGCCTAGCCAAGAGCGGCCGGCCGGACCTGGccagagagctgctgctgcggcagGCCGCTCACACCGGGCCGCCGTCTCTGACATAAGAGCACACTGggtttttaaatgtgcctgcGGTTGCAGTTCTTAG
- the dthd1 gene encoding death domain-containing protein 1 isoform X2: MDGARSPRGGTRESGLLGALTETLRRLQAVRGRRGHHHDGAAGGRGRVGGRGQVGGNEGTLSPAEGEEDVEERECQRRVLGALRELSVLHADRVAAWRGVLREGAHRSSAGGRDQQRPPTTAEGAVAPRSRSFGDTFLSVEKNVDNIVDTMNATVARLDEEILRSRAAEASTVDAAAAALHQAGAPNVPEQPEDDGGSSDSERGRGRGGADAAPREVAVSGRSACGDAEEPARDGPVKGQGEGKEDCVSLQGETDLPEEEREKDTNRENKEWIKVGLTGKREGTHCDVPDACFIRAPEGVAEALRCEVADALSCLMVTGSEELVSRVIRVKVHDGANIRFPVTIVVPFCARYRGNYRDVAVKVVDGERRTSYVAPVTTEGTYGGQRGSFAEAKVYSLGLFAVVSCLKKENFTVPTRGLSLKLTADPRVCLSYLPGSFSAPVMAQTVIQPLDAGFLAAAKCRGDAYHPVVSTSPLLHLAHPSSQHLRRPLTVTLPCAPNPEKKRPAGVQEEEEEEREHHGRRVPGASVKEMSNEVLSVLGSRDQQWRVLDEVVVRNQQNGLVSFELTENFDRLLAVRLLSPLRPCRLASLAEELEESARCHAVTVVLQRRRDEPRAVLAAALPSRELGWELSRLRARGYGGLSEASSEISMCEGDQLLLRFGGNIASEAGIQGDRRGVPLERIPFHYQQRSHLLVRLTEVDPFGNHSSPHYKGTAVFYKVTRGQLEWRGDGPVLMDPKLLGDPVCKLSLTLPKRERTVHRPIAVRVKPCEETDSLSDSLLLWLSGELSEEEVALLVHSLRLRRSAAQLAKLRSGDSLPAQAFQVLTTWRRGLPAAGHHPRASQLARCLAKSGRPDLARELLLRQAAHTGPPSLT, translated from the exons ATGGACGGAGCCCGGTCTCCTCGCGGCGGGACGAGGGAAAGCGGCCTCCTCGGCGCTTTGACCGAAACTCTTCGGCGGCTTCAAGCTGTCAGGGGCCGCAGGGGTCATCATCACGACGGggcggcgggagggaggggacgcGTGGGAGGACGGGGGCAGGTGGGCGGCAACGAAGGGACGCTCAGTCCCGCGGAAGGCGAGGAGGACGTTGAGGAAAGAGAGTGCCAGCGGAGGGTTCTGGGAGCGTTGAGGGAGCTGAGTGTTTTGCACGCAGACCGAGTGGCGGCGTGGAGAGGAGTCCTCAGAGAAGGTGCCCACAGGTCCTCAGCGGGGGGGCGTGATCAGCAACGTCCGCCCACAACAG CCGAGGGCGCCGTGGCACCTCGTTCACGCTCCTTCGGTGACACTTTCCTCAGCGTCGAGAAGAACGTAGACAACATTGTGGACACGATGAACGCAACCGTAGCCCGGCTGGACGAAGAAATCCTCAGGTCACGTGCAGCGGAGGCCTCGACTGtggacgcggcggcggcggcgctccaCCAGGCCGGCGCTCCGAACGTACCGGAGCAGCCCGAAGACGACGGCGGATCGTCGGACTCTGAGCGCGGACGCGGACGCGGGGGCGCGGATGCGGCGCCGCGAGAGGTCGCTGTCAGCGGGAGGTCGGCCTGCGGCGACGCGGAGGAGCCGGCGAGAGATGGACCGGTCAAAGGTcaaggggaaggaaaggaggactGTGTTTCTCTCCAGGGGGAGACAGATTtaccggaggaggagagggaaaaggACACAAATAGGGAAAACAAGGAATGGATCAAAGTCGG GCTCACCGGTAAACGGGAGGGGACCCACTGCGACGTACCCGACGCGTGCTTCATCCGAGCACCCGAGGGCGTCGCCGAGGCCCTGAGGTGCGAGGTGGCCGACGCGCTGAGCTGCCTGATGGTGACCGGCTCGGAGGAGTTGGTCAGCCGGGTGATCCGGGTCAAAGTTCACGACGGCGCAAACATCCGCTTCCCCGTGACGATCGTGGTGCCCTTCTGCGCGCGTTACCGCGGCAACTACAGGGACGTAGCGGTGAAGGTGGTTGATGGGGAGAGGAGGACCAGCTACGTCGCTCCTGTGACCACAGAGGGGACGTATGGAGGCCAGAGG GGCTCGTTTGCCGAGGCGAAGGTGTACTCCCTGGGCCTTTTCGCCGTGGTTTCctgtttgaaaaaggaaaacttCACGGTTCCCACGAGGGGTCTGTCGCTCAAGCTGACCGCGGACCCCCGGGTCTGCCTCAGCTACCTCCCGGGATCCTTCAGCGCCCCGGTGATGGCCCAGACCGTG ATCCAGCCGCTCGATGCCGGCTTCCTGGCGGCCGCCAAGTGCCGCGGCGACGCCTACCACCCGGTGGTGTCCACCAGTccgctgctccacctcgcccACCCGTCCTCCCAGCACCTCAGAAGACCCCTCACGGTCACCCTGCCCTGCGCCCCGAACCCGGAAAAGAAGAGGCCCGCGggagtgcaggaggaggaggaggaggagcgggagcaCCACGGGAGGAG AGTCCCGGGGGCCTCTGTGAAAGAGATGTCCAACGAGGTGCTGAGTGTTCTGGGCTCGAGGGACCAGCAGTGGAGGGTCCTGGACGAAGTGGTGGTCCGGAACCAGCAAAACGGACTAGTGTCCTTCGAGCTGACGGAGAACTTTGACAG GCTGCTGGCGGTGCGCCTCCTCTCCCCGCTGCGGCCCTGCCGCCTCGCCTCCCtggcggaggagctggaggagtcgGCCCGCTGCCACGCCGTCACCGTcgtgctccagcggcggcgggACGAGCCCCGCGCCGTCCTGGCGGCCGCGCTGCCCAGCAGGGAGCTCGGCTGGGAGCTGTCCAGGCTGCGGGCCCGGGGCTACGGAGGCCTATCGGAGGCCTCGTCCGAGATCTCCATGTGCGAGGGGGACCAGCTTCTCCTCCGTTTCGGCGGCAACATCGCCTCCGAGG CCGGTATCCAAGGCGACCGGCGTGGCGTCCCGCTGGAGCGGATCCCCTTCCACTATCAGCAGAGGAGTCACCTGTTGGTGCGTCTGACCGAAGTGGACCCCTTCGGCAACCACAGCTCGCCCCATTACAAGGGCACGGCCGTGTTTTACAAGGTCACCAGAGGTCAGCTGGAGTGGCGAGGAGACGGGCCGGTCCTGATGGACCCGAAGCTTCTGGGGGACCCCGTGTGTAAGCTGTCTCTGACCTTGCCGAAG AGAGAGAGGACCGTCCATCGGCCCATCGCAGTTAGGGTGAAGCCATGCGAGGAGACAG ACTCCCTGTCGgactctctgctcctctggctGTCCGGGGAGCtttcggaggaggaggtggcgctGCTGGTGCACTCCCTGCGCCTCCGGCGGAGCGCCGCTCAGCTGGCGAAGCTGCGTTCCGGGGACAGCCTGCCGGCCCAGGCCTTCCAAGTCCTGACCACGTGGAGGAGGGGGCTGCCCGCCGCCGGCCACCACCCCAGGGCCTCTCAGCTCGCTCGCTGCCTAGCCAAGAGCGGCCGGCCGGACCTGGccagagagctgctgctgcggcagGCCGCTCACACCGGGCCGCCGTCTCTGACATAA